The following coding sequences lie in one Kamptonema formosum PCC 6407 genomic window:
- a CDS encoding FHA domain-containing protein, with protein sequence MIVCPNCNHQNPDGANQCEACYTPLPATASCPNCGAAVQADATFCGQCGFNLHPSSSTHEAETAVAGASTIPPTVVSPAVPNLVSPDPLIEPEPSVTMAVASPNLEKSSANSAVTAAPAPIEVPVAQPGAQVSAQSSPPAAMPVGGAARTQLQQQAARLVHIQSNTAVELPANLSVIHIGKPNDLVPPDVDVSGFPNSEVVSRTHADIRVEGDAYYIEDVGSSNGTYINNTPLSKGNRHRLRPGDRISLGKGDMVSFLFQLS encoded by the coding sequence ATGATTGTCTGTCCTAATTGCAATCACCAAAACCCTGATGGAGCCAACCAGTGCGAGGCTTGCTACACGCCTTTACCCGCGACTGCCAGTTGTCCCAACTGCGGCGCGGCTGTTCAGGCTGATGCTACTTTCTGCGGACAGTGCGGCTTTAACCTGCATCCAAGTTCTTCAACCCACGAGGCTGAGACAGCAGTTGCAGGTGCCTCAACTATTCCGCCAACAGTTGTATCTCCGGCTGTGCCTAATTTAGTGTCACCAGATCCGTTGATTGAACCTGAACCTTCAGTAACAATGGCGGTAGCATCGCCCAATCTGGAAAAATCCAGTGCTAACAGTGCTGTAACTGCTGCCCCTGCACCGATTGAGGTTCCAGTTGCACAGCCAGGTGCTCAAGTTTCAGCTCAAAGCTCTCCCCCTGCGGCAATGCCTGTAGGAGGAGCCGCGAGAACTCAACTGCAACAGCAAGCGGCGCGGCTGGTACACATCCAAAGTAATACTGCGGTTGAATTACCGGCAAACTTATCGGTAATTCACATCGGCAAACCAAATGACCTTGTGCCGCCAGACGTTGATGTTTCAGGATTTCCTAATTCTGAAGTGGTTTCTCGCACCCACGCGGATATCCGAGTGGAAGGAGATGCTTATTACATCGAAGATGTCGGCAGTTCCAACGGCACTTACATTAACAATACTCCCCTGTCTAAGGGAAATCGCCATCGGTTGCGGCCTGGCGATCGCATCTCTCTAGGCAAAGGAGACATGGTTTCATTTTTATTTCAACTCTCTTAG